One stretch of Rosistilla oblonga DNA includes these proteins:
- a CDS encoding response regulator produces MTKVLRIVVADDEPEIRDYFRRILPRFGYEVVGIAENGRELVELCQQKQPDLVITDILMSELSGLDAIAEIRKTQRVPVIVVSSKDKPKSDSCGCVDEFLVKPIRSSDLQAAIARVQSAS; encoded by the coding sequence ATGACCAAAGTTCTGCGAATCGTCGTCGCCGACGACGAGCCGGAAATTCGCGACTATTTCCGTCGAATCCTGCCTCGCTTCGGGTATGAAGTCGTTGGCATCGCAGAAAACGGTCGCGAGCTTGTCGAACTGTGCCAGCAGAAACAACCTGACCTAGTGATCACCGACATCTTGATGTCCGAATTGTCCGGACTCGACGCGATCGCAGAGATCCGCAAGACGCAGCGTGTCCCCGTTATCGTCGTCTCCTCCAAAGACAAACCGAAAAGCGATAGTTGCGGATGCGTCGACGAATTCCTCGTCAAGCCGATTCGCAGTAGCGATCTTCAGGCCGCCATCGCTCGCGTCCAATCCGCCAGCTGA
- a CDS encoding sigma-54-dependent transcriptional regulator, with protein MTEDTFDILFVEDDPEFSSGYVRWFEKHGHSVEHATTGQEAVRRCDQREFDIIVLDWNLPGLSGLELVQRMCEENPDTEIIVLTGEGTIEKAVESMRRGVFDFLSKPFSMSGLERRCKAALERRRLKMENARLREVIDRGRTPDRKMIGESKPMKSLYRLIDRVAPTDKAVLIQGESGTGKELVAQAIHAGSPRAQRPLVTINCAALPEQLVESELFGHEKGAFTGATAAKPGLFEIADESTLFIDEIGELPLSLQPKLLRVLEDGSLRRVGSHKQRRVNVRIVAATNRDLQQEVAEHRFREDLFYRINVMPLNLPPLRQRTGDIELLIDHFLGNDWEIEADARAALLNCQWPGNIRQLINTIDRAQILADDGVITIEDLPAEMTSRKKSVVSEKAPADSSIYAVMRAHLIDVLRREQGNKTQAAQILGVDRRKLYRMLLQYDIGE; from the coding sequence ATGACAGAAGACACCTTTGATATATTGTTCGTCGAGGACGATCCGGAGTTCAGCTCAGGCTACGTTCGCTGGTTCGAGAAACACGGACACAGCGTCGAACACGCGACCACTGGGCAGGAAGCGGTCCGTCGATGCGATCAGCGGGAATTCGACATCATCGTGCTCGATTGGAATCTGCCGGGACTGAGCGGGCTGGAGCTCGTGCAGCGGATGTGCGAAGAAAATCCCGATACCGAGATCATCGTGCTGACCGGCGAGGGGACGATCGAAAAAGCTGTCGAATCGATGCGCCGCGGCGTCTTCGATTTTCTGTCCAAACCGTTTTCGATGAGTGGTCTCGAACGACGCTGCAAAGCGGCACTCGAACGCAGACGGCTGAAAATGGAAAACGCCCGATTGCGCGAAGTCATCGACCGCGGGCGGACGCCCGATCGTAAGATGATCGGCGAATCGAAACCGATGAAGTCGCTTTACCGGTTGATCGATCGCGTGGCTCCCACCGACAAAGCCGTTCTGATCCAAGGCGAAAGCGGAACGGGAAAAGAACTTGTCGCTCAAGCCATTCACGCCGGCAGCCCTCGCGCACAACGCCCCCTCGTCACGATCAACTGTGCGGCGCTGCCGGAACAGTTGGTCGAGAGCGAACTGTTTGGACACGAGAAGGGAGCGTTCACCGGAGCGACTGCCGCGAAGCCGGGGTTGTTCGAAATCGCCGACGAGAGCACGCTGTTCATCGATGAGATCGGGGAACTGCCGCTCTCGCTACAGCCCAAGTTGTTGCGCGTGCTCGAAGATGGTTCGCTGCGCCGCGTCGGATCGCATAAGCAGCGACGCGTTAACGTCCGCATCGTCGCGGCAACTAACCGCGACTTGCAGCAAGAGGTGGCGGAGCATCGATTCCGCGAAGATCTGTTCTACCGCATCAATGTGATGCCGCTGAATCTGCCGCCGCTGCGACAGCGGACCGGCGACATTGAATTGCTGATCGATCATTTCCTTGGCAACGATTGGGAGATCGAAGCCGATGCCCGCGCCGCGTTGCTCAACTGCCAATGGCCCGGTAACATCCGCCAACTGATCAATACGATCGACCGCGCCCAGATCCTCGCCGACGACGGCGTCATCACGATCGAAGACCTTCCGGCCGAAATGACGTCGCGGAAAAAGAGCGTGGTTTCCGAAAAGGCCCCCGCAGACAGCTCGATCTACGCAGTGATGCGAGCCCATCTGATCGACGTGCTCCGGCGCGAGCAAGGCAATAAAACCCAAGCCGCGCAGATCCTCGGCGTCGACCGCCGCAAGCTGTATCGGATGCTGCTGCAATACGACATCGGCGAATAG
- a CDS encoding potassium/proton antiporter, which translates to MLSIETLILITGILLLLGIASNKFSARMGVPVLFLFLVIGMLAGSEGIGGIEFEDYALANGIGTVALCLILFDGGIRTPYASIRSAWKPAGVLATVGVLITALITGIAASWILGLSLWQGLLLGSIVGSTDASVVFAVLRGGGVHIRPRLANTLEVESGSNDPMAIFLTVGLIQMLGGEVPFGFGLVTLFLNQLAVGVFVGIAVGWTGAWLLRHIRLEAAGLYPVMATALGLFSFGFAAELGGSGFLSVYLTGIVIGNRRPIFHRGILLFYDGVTWICQILMFIALGILSFPSRLIDVAIPALMIAFILIFIARPVAVFICAAPFKFSTRELTFLSWVGLKGAVPITLATFPMIAGLPSASVLFDTVFFVVLVSALVQGWTLPTIARRLKLEVSKRHQAPVTLELSSLRNVDADIVDYYVDENCRATNCLIKDLALPDGVVIGLIVRDDQIIMPQGRSELQSGDHVIVMMRPQVRVLVDQVFANRKHPASKTLGDLEFPLRGSIRMSDLNLFYDLNVDKDKDATLDQWIRRRLAPKIPVAGDVVQFDQIAFHVRELSANGGIEFVGMVFQAAADSGDGEAEGAITKNGALAGDSQRSVEHGEEASV; encoded by the coding sequence ATGCTCAGTATTGAAACCCTGATTCTGATTACCGGCATCTTGCTGTTGTTGGGGATTGCGTCGAACAAGTTTTCGGCGCGGATGGGAGTCCCCGTGTTGTTCCTGTTCCTTGTCATCGGGATGTTGGCGGGGTCCGAAGGGATCGGCGGGATCGAGTTCGAAGACTACGCGCTTGCCAATGGAATCGGGACCGTTGCACTCTGTTTGATCCTGTTCGATGGAGGGATTCGAACGCCCTACGCGTCCATCCGTTCGGCATGGAAGCCAGCGGGAGTGCTCGCGACGGTCGGCGTGTTGATTACCGCGTTGATCACGGGAATCGCAGCGTCGTGGATACTTGGACTGTCGCTTTGGCAAGGCCTGTTGTTGGGCAGTATTGTCGGATCGACCGATGCTTCGGTCGTGTTTGCTGTGTTGCGTGGCGGAGGCGTTCATATCCGGCCTCGGCTGGCTAACACGCTCGAGGTCGAAAGCGGATCGAACGATCCGATGGCGATTTTTCTGACGGTCGGTCTGATTCAAATGCTTGGCGGCGAGGTCCCCTTCGGGTTCGGTCTGGTCACGCTTTTTCTGAATCAATTGGCTGTGGGCGTGTTCGTCGGGATCGCGGTGGGATGGACGGGAGCTTGGTTGCTTCGGCACATACGACTGGAAGCCGCCGGACTGTATCCGGTGATGGCGACGGCTTTGGGCTTGTTCTCGTTTGGGTTTGCGGCGGAGTTAGGGGGCAGCGGTTTTCTGTCGGTCTACCTGACGGGGATCGTGATCGGGAATCGTAGACCGATTTTTCATCGCGGGATCCTGCTGTTCTACGATGGAGTTACGTGGATATGCCAAATCCTGATGTTCATCGCGCTGGGAATTCTCTCGTTCCCCAGCCGGCTGATCGACGTCGCAATCCCTGCACTGATGATCGCGTTTATCCTGATCTTCATCGCTCGACCGGTTGCGGTTTTCATCTGCGCAGCACCTTTCAAATTCTCCACTCGCGAGCTGACGTTCCTGTCGTGGGTGGGATTAAAAGGTGCCGTCCCGATCACGCTGGCAACGTTCCCCATGATCGCAGGGTTGCCGAGTGCGTCGGTGTTGTTTGACACCGTCTTTTTTGTCGTTTTAGTATCGGCATTGGTGCAAGGGTGGACGTTGCCCACGATAGCGCGGCGGCTGAAGTTGGAGGTCTCGAAGCGTCATCAGGCTCCCGTCACTTTAGAACTCAGTTCGCTGCGGAACGTCGACGCCGACATCGTCGACTATTACGTCGATGAAAACTGCCGTGCAACCAACTGCTTGATCAAAGACTTGGCGTTGCCCGACGGTGTCGTCATCGGCCTAATCGTGCGCGACGATCAGATCATCATGCCGCAGGGGCGTTCGGAATTGCAGAGTGGGGACCACGTGATTGTCATGATGCGGCCGCAGGTCCGCGTTTTGGTCGACCAGGTGTTTGCTAACAGGAAGCATCCGGCCAGCAAAACACTTGGCGATCTCGAGTTTCCGTTGCGTGGTTCGATCCGTATGAGCGACCTCAATCTGTTCTATGACTTGAACGTCGACAAGGACAAAGACGCCACATTGGACCAATGGATTCGTCGACGCCTGGCTCCCAAAATTCCCGTTGCGGGGGACGTTGTGCAGTTCGACCAAATTGCGTTTCACGTCCGCGAGCTCTCTGCAAACGGAGGGATCGAATTTGTTGGGATGGTATTCCAAGCGGCCGCCGATTCGGGCGATGGCGAAGCCGAGGGTGCGATCACAAAAAACGGAGCGCTCGCCGGCGATTCGCAACGGTCAGTGGAACATGGGGAAGAAGCGAGCGTTTGA
- a CDS encoding PAS domain S-box protein, with the protein MNDHFQQLADSLPAMVWICRPDGQADSFNRMWYERTGQTPEEAAGWGWVEALHPDDRKGVWTDWEKAVSGPGNYEDKLRYRMTDGTYCWHLVRAQPMFDEDGQVTHWFGISTDIDATHVSQEGSEALTKAVVESAVDAIITIDQRGTIQSLNPAAVRLFGYDAAEAIGRNVKELMPEPYHSQHDRYVGNYLATGERKIIGIGREVIGRRKDGSTFPMELAVSELEIAGQRIFSGIVRDISDRKRLESELRGHTEVLECLARGDSLESVLTTLVTFAERARPGTLGCVMLLDRESGTLRHGATVGLDDAYSKAIDGVAIGASVGACGTAAFTGQRVVVDDIQTSELWDDYRDLATRANLRACWSEPIVSSTGDVLGAFAMYCHEPCVPAESDLTFATHCANLAGLAIERVQVDLAQRRMVAIVESTDAAVISNSLDNTIETWNRGAEQIYGYSADEAIGQPISILIPEDRREEFQELQGRLQRGEQIDQFETVRVAKDGHRIDVSLTISAIRSPEATTIGYSIIARDVTQRKQTEAALQESQRQLATLVSNLPGAAYRCLNDKDWPTEFISDGCRNLSGYPAEDIMAGSPEWFDLIVPEDREALWDQIQSALAKKQPYQVVYRIRHRDGQPRWMWEHGRGVWDAEDNLLALEGLITDMTELQIAREQLVQSERLATIGQMHAAIAHESRNALQRIQVGVEMLEFEIPEGTEASRDLQKIANAKDALHHLLEELRNYAAPIQLERSLRKLSSVWRSAWTQIDSAHADRDAEVIEQMEGIDPVCDIDAFRMEQVFRNLYENALAAGSDPVRIHIECSTGAFDGAPGVCVSVRDNGPGLSEEQKSRAFEAFFTTKSKGTGLGMAIAKRIIDAHSGTIAAGNCDEGGGAEFRIMLPLEGTDP; encoded by the coding sequence ATGAATGATCATTTTCAACAGCTGGCCGATTCGCTTCCCGCGATGGTTTGGATTTGCAGACCCGATGGGCAAGCTGATTCGTTCAACCGGATGTGGTATGAACGAACCGGGCAAACGCCCGAGGAAGCGGCTGGATGGGGCTGGGTGGAAGCGCTCCATCCCGATGACCGCAAAGGCGTGTGGACCGATTGGGAAAAAGCGGTTTCCGGTCCCGGCAATTACGAAGACAAACTGCGTTATCGAATGACCGACGGCACGTACTGCTGGCATCTGGTCCGCGCCCAACCGATGTTCGACGAAGACGGTCAGGTCACCCACTGGTTTGGAATCAGCACCGATATCGACGCGACTCACGTTTCGCAGGAGGGTTCCGAAGCGTTGACCAAGGCGGTGGTCGAATCGGCTGTCGACGCGATCATCACGATCGACCAGCGAGGGACGATCCAGTCGCTCAATCCGGCTGCGGTGCGGTTGTTTGGGTACGACGCCGCAGAGGCGATCGGTCGCAACGTTAAAGAGTTGATGCCCGAACCGTATCACTCGCAGCACGATCGCTACGTCGGCAACTACCTCGCGACGGGCGAGAGGAAGATCATCGGGATCGGGCGTGAAGTGATCGGTCGCCGGAAGGACGGTTCGACATTTCCGATGGAGCTTGCAGTTAGTGAACTGGAGATCGCGGGGCAGCGGATTTTTTCGGGGATCGTTCGCGACATCTCCGATCGCAAGCGGTTGGAATCAGAGCTGCGCGGTCACACCGAGGTGCTCGAATGTTTGGCGCGAGGTGATTCGCTCGAATCGGTTCTGACAACACTTGTCACGTTTGCGGAACGGGCACGCCCGGGAACCCTCGGCTGCGTGATGTTGTTGGATCGCGAGAGTGGCACTCTGCGGCATGGCGCGACGGTCGGGCTGGACGATGCGTATTCCAAGGCAATCGATGGCGTGGCGATTGGGGCTTCGGTCGGCGCATGCGGGACCGCCGCCTTCACGGGGCAACGCGTCGTTGTTGACGACATCCAAACGAGCGAGCTGTGGGACGATTACCGCGACCTGGCAACTCGGGCTAATCTACGCGCATGTTGGTCCGAACCGATCGTCTCGTCGACTGGAGATGTTCTTGGGGCGTTTGCGATGTATTGCCACGAGCCTTGCGTACCAGCGGAGAGCGACCTGACGTTCGCCACGCACTGCGCGAATCTGGCGGGACTGGCCATCGAGCGGGTGCAAGTCGATTTAGCGCAGCGGCGGATGGTGGCGATTGTCGAATCGACCGACGCCGCCGTGATCAGCAATAGCTTGGACAACACGATCGAAACGTGGAACCGAGGTGCCGAGCAGATCTACGGATATTCGGCGGACGAGGCGATCGGTCAGCCGATCTCGATTCTGATTCCCGAAGACCGGCGTGAAGAGTTTCAGGAACTGCAGGGACGCCTGCAGCGTGGGGAGCAGATCGACCAGTTCGAGACCGTCCGTGTGGCGAAAGATGGTCACCGGATCGATGTGTCGTTGACGATCTCGGCGATCCGCAGTCCCGAAGCGACGACGATCGGTTACTCGATCATCGCTCGCGATGTGACGCAGCGCAAGCAGACCGAGGCGGCGCTGCAAGAGAGCCAACGTCAGCTGGCTACTTTGGTCAGCAACCTTCCCGGCGCCGCCTATCGTTGTCTTAACGACAAAGACTGGCCGACCGAGTTCATCAGCGATGGTTGCCGAAACTTGAGCGGCTATCCTGCGGAAGACATCATGGCGGGCAGCCCCGAGTGGTTCGATCTGATCGTGCCCGAAGACAGGGAAGCATTGTGGGATCAGATCCAATCGGCTCTTGCGAAGAAACAACCGTATCAAGTGGTGTATCGGATTCGCCATCGCGATGGTCAGCCGCGTTGGATGTGGGAACACGGTCGCGGCGTCTGGGATGCAGAGGACAATCTGCTGGCGCTGGAGGGACTGATCACCGACATGACAGAATTGCAAATCGCCCGCGAGCAACTGGTCCAATCGGAGCGGTTGGCGACGATTGGGCAGATGCATGCAGCGATCGCGCACGAGAGTCGCAACGCGTTGCAACGAATCCAAGTTGGCGTGGAAATGCTTGAGTTCGAGATCCCCGAGGGGACCGAGGCGAGTCGAGATCTGCAAAAGATCGCCAACGCCAAAGACGCGCTGCATCATCTGCTGGAAGAGCTACGGAATTATGCGGCGCCGATTCAACTGGAACGCTCGCTGCGGAAACTCAGCAGCGTCTGGCGGAGCGCGTGGACTCAGATCGATTCGGCGCATGCTGACCGCGACGCAGAGGTGATCGAGCAGATGGAAGGGATCGATCCGGTCTGCGACATCGACGCGTTTCGGATGGAGCAGGTCTTTCGGAACCTTTACGAAAATGCGCTTGCGGCGGGAAGCGATCCGGTTCGGATTCATATCGAATGTTCGACCGGGGCGTTCGATGGCGCGCCAGGAGTGTGCGTTTCGGTCCGCGATAACGGTCCCGGTCTGTCGGAGGAGCAGAAAAGTCGAGCTTTCGAAGCGTTTTTCACGACGAAATCGAAGGGGACGGGGTTGGGCATGGCAATTGCTAAGAGAATCATCGACGCCCACTCCGGTACGATTGCAGCGGGAAACTGCGACGAAGGGGGAGGTGCTGAATTCAGAATTATGCTGCCTCTTGAAGGAACAGATCCATGA